From a region of the Corallococcus coralloides DSM 2259 genome:
- a CDS encoding sensor histidine kinase has translation MNAHLLQAAQLAWSPHLRVTRAEGDCAQVLRRDAKALVGMPLHTALGVPQERARELDARAREDRRAVEFVTVSAGGPGGTPPPHHLRLVLGMDGEEAAAGVLDLGAVLEGAPPVQISKLSSSLSHEIRNPLSSVKMAVQTLARNTGLSDRDKRRLTIANREIRTMERMLWLLSEYGRESVANLDAHALRSVVQEATAMVAPELAERRIEVDVKEEADLPRVRVDPNRLRPVLAQVLLNVAMGLPEEGRVQVTLRQDDPGHVSLILDDPAAALPPEERGTLFDPFGSRLARGAGLSLAALRRVMTGVGGDVAAQGSAEPGMVFTLTFAA, from the coding sequence ATGAACGCCCATCTCCTGCAAGCCGCGCAACTCGCCTGGTCCCCCCACCTCCGGGTGACACGCGCCGAAGGTGACTGCGCCCAGGTGCTGCGCCGCGACGCCAAGGCGCTCGTGGGCATGCCCCTGCACACCGCGCTCGGGGTCCCGCAGGAGCGCGCCCGCGAACTGGATGCGCGAGCGCGCGAGGACCGCCGCGCGGTGGAGTTCGTCACCGTCTCCGCGGGAGGCCCCGGCGGCACCCCGCCCCCCCACCACCTGCGGCTCGTGCTGGGCATGGACGGCGAGGAGGCCGCCGCGGGCGTGCTCGACCTGGGCGCCGTGCTGGAGGGCGCCCCGCCGGTGCAGATCTCCAAGCTGTCTTCGTCGCTCAGCCATGAGATCCGCAACCCGCTGTCCTCCGTGAAGATGGCGGTGCAGACGCTGGCCCGGAACACCGGCCTGTCGGACCGGGACAAGCGGCGGCTCACCATCGCCAACCGCGAGATCCGGACCATGGAGCGCATGCTCTGGCTGCTCTCCGAGTACGGCCGCGAGAGCGTCGCGAACCTGGACGCCCACGCCCTGCGCTCGGTCGTCCAGGAGGCGACCGCCATGGTGGCCCCGGAACTGGCCGAGCGCCGCATCGAGGTGGACGTGAAGGAAGAGGCGGACCTGCCCCGCGTGAGGGTGGATCCCAACCGGTTGAGGCCCGTGCTCGCTCAAGTCCTGCTCAACGTGGCCATGGGCCTGCCAGAAGAGGGCCGCGTCCAGGTGACGCTGCGCCAGGACGACCCCGGCCACGTCAGTCTCATCCTGGATGATCCGGCCGCGGCCCTGCCTCCCGAGGAGCGGGGCACGCTGTTCGACCCCTTCGGCTCGCGGCTGGCGCGAGGCGCGGGGCTGTCCCTGGCTGCCCTGCGGCGGGTGATGACGGGCGTGGGGGGCGATGTGGCGGCCCAGGGGAGCGCGGAACCGGGGATGGTGTTCACGCTGACGTTCGCCGCCTGA
- a CDS encoding fused MFS/spermidine synthase → MAALLFLSGATALVYELVWSKYLGNVLGNSGQAHAVVLATFMGGLALGAFVFGRTADRVKNPLALYGVLELGVGLYALAFPYVLGALEHLWLALAPHVPEGLRVAPRLLVSSLSLVVPTLLMGGTLPALVRHFAASLASVRKELARLYAINSLGAAVGVYVAGTRLVPLVGLSASAQIAAALNVFLALAALALARRHPPAVVVGAAPGAEDVAYPRRAVRAALIGVMLSGFTSMLYQVTWIRLLAIVLGASTYAFTLILTAFILGIGLGSFWLMTRKEGGDSLKLYGWTQVGLVLSLCVALPLYVRLPHLFRWSEWMLTRAVETWPIFQGVTFAFCCAVLLVPTFIMGVAFPAAARVATAKVSEVGRELGGVYLWNTAGTLSGSVLGGLVLMPFWGMQGNFIAGAVANLVAAGLAFHALSATKEGQGAPAVVPAWRTLLPVGVAAVLAAVVLGGMHGWPQRLSGIAAVRAYQKPPESYAKLVEDTERAIEPRFYEDDTFASVMVGDLTSESLRFMKINGKTDATNGGDIETQVMAGHLGVLLHPRDPKNVLVVGSGAAITTGSVLAHPVERLDMVEISPAVIEAARLFKADNRNAVDDPRTHVHIDDAKTFMALAPIQYDLIVSVPSNPWVTGVSGLFTRDFFQLVDKHLTDDGVLVQWIHTYESNTELVKLVMRTLHDTFPHATTWLGPEDLVMVASRKPLSFDAAAVAARMARPDVKADLARVEIHDLFGLLSKQVHTEEGQKDFAGEGPINTDDHNLLEYASPVAFFLANLDVRVKDERRSPELGPGLLLHQYLREHPPTAEQVAGLYRNVERYHSEKNPVVRGVAALWHSLAPEDPAAALALGRTVLAQGDLTLAASLLEPEVARGGRSPELVTEYLKLVTARTWASRTVWTPVDANGALEVAREVVARHPQDKKLQKAFKAYCESLPPGACGSPPRAPTAAPGEP, encoded by the coding sequence GTGGCCGCCCTTCTGTTCCTGTCCGGGGCCACGGCGCTCGTCTACGAACTCGTCTGGTCCAAATACCTGGGGAACGTGCTGGGCAACAGCGGCCAGGCGCACGCCGTCGTGCTGGCCACGTTCATGGGGGGGCTGGCGCTGGGGGCGTTTGTCTTCGGGCGGACAGCGGACCGGGTGAAGAACCCCCTGGCGCTCTACGGCGTGCTGGAACTGGGCGTGGGCCTGTACGCGCTGGCGTTCCCGTACGTCCTGGGGGCGCTGGAGCACCTGTGGCTGGCCCTGGCGCCCCACGTGCCGGAGGGCCTGCGGGTGGCGCCGCGCCTGCTCGTGTCCTCGCTGTCCCTGGTGGTGCCCACGCTGCTCATGGGCGGCACGCTGCCGGCGTTGGTGCGCCACTTCGCGGCGAGCCTCGCCAGCGTGCGCAAGGAGCTGGCGCGCCTGTATGCCATCAACAGCCTGGGCGCGGCGGTAGGCGTGTACGTGGCGGGCACGCGGCTGGTGCCGCTGGTGGGCCTGTCCGCGTCCGCTCAAATCGCCGCCGCGCTCAACGTGTTCCTCGCGCTGGCGGCGCTGGCGCTGGCCCGGCGGCACCCACCGGCGGTGGTGGTGGGGGCCGCGCCGGGGGCGGAGGACGTGGCCTATCCCCGGCGGGCGGTGCGGGCGGCGCTCATTGGCGTGATGCTGTCAGGCTTCACGTCCATGCTGTATCAGGTGACGTGGATCCGCCTGCTGGCCATCGTGCTGGGGGCGTCCACGTATGCCTTCACGCTCATCCTGACGGCGTTCATCCTGGGCATTGGCCTGGGCAGCTTCTGGCTGATGACGCGCAAGGAGGGCGGGGACTCGCTGAAATTGTATGGGTGGACGCAGGTGGGGCTGGTGTTGAGCCTCTGCGTGGCGCTGCCCCTGTACGTGCGGCTGCCGCACCTGTTCCGCTGGTCGGAGTGGATGCTCACCCGCGCGGTGGAGACGTGGCCCATCTTCCAGGGCGTCACCTTCGCGTTCTGCTGCGCGGTGCTGCTGGTGCCCACGTTCATCATGGGCGTGGCGTTCCCGGCGGCGGCCCGCGTGGCCACGGCGAAGGTGTCCGAGGTGGGGCGCGAGCTGGGCGGCGTCTACCTGTGGAACACGGCGGGCACGCTGTCCGGCTCCGTGCTGGGCGGCCTGGTGCTGATGCCCTTCTGGGGCATGCAGGGCAACTTCATCGCGGGCGCGGTGGCGAACCTCGTCGCCGCGGGGCTGGCGTTCCACGCGCTGTCCGCGACGAAGGAGGGGCAGGGGGCCCCGGCGGTGGTGCCCGCGTGGCGGACGCTCTTGCCGGTGGGCGTGGCGGCGGTGCTGGCGGCGGTGGTGCTGGGCGGCATGCACGGCTGGCCGCAGCGGCTGTCTGGCATCGCGGCGGTGCGCGCATATCAGAAGCCGCCGGAGAGCTACGCGAAGCTGGTGGAGGACACGGAGCGGGCCATCGAGCCGCGCTTCTACGAGGACGACACGTTCGCCTCGGTGATGGTGGGGGACCTGACGAGCGAGAGCCTCCGCTTCATGAAGATCAACGGCAAGACGGACGCCACCAACGGAGGCGACATCGAGACGCAGGTGATGGCGGGCCACCTGGGCGTGCTCCTGCATCCGCGCGACCCGAAGAACGTGCTGGTCGTCGGGTCCGGCGCCGCCATCACCACGGGCAGCGTGCTGGCGCACCCGGTGGAGCGGCTGGACATGGTGGAGATCTCACCGGCGGTCATCGAGGCGGCGCGCCTGTTCAAGGCGGACAACCGCAACGCGGTGGATGATCCGCGCACGCACGTGCATATCGACGACGCGAAGACGTTCATGGCGCTGGCGCCCATCCAGTACGACCTCATCGTCAGCGTGCCGTCCAATCCCTGGGTGACGGGCGTGTCCGGCCTGTTCACGCGCGACTTCTTCCAACTGGTGGACAAGCACCTGACGGACGATGGCGTGCTGGTGCAGTGGATCCACACCTATGAGAGCAACACCGAGCTGGTGAAGCTGGTGATGCGCACGCTGCACGACACCTTCCCGCATGCCACGACGTGGCTGGGGCCGGAGGACCTGGTGATGGTGGCCAGCCGCAAGCCGCTGTCGTTCGACGCGGCGGCGGTGGCGGCGCGCATGGCCCGGCCGGATGTGAAGGCGGACCTGGCGCGGGTGGAGATCCACGACCTGTTCGGCCTCCTGTCCAAGCAGGTGCACACCGAGGAGGGGCAGAAGGACTTCGCGGGCGAGGGGCCCATCAACACGGACGACCACAACCTGCTGGAGTACGCCTCGCCGGTGGCCTTCTTCCTCGCGAACCTGGACGTGCGCGTGAAGGACGAGCGCCGGTCGCCGGAGCTGGGGCCGGGGCTGCTCCTGCACCAGTACCTGCGCGAGCACCCGCCCACCGCCGAGCAGGTCGCGGGGCTGTACCGCAACGTGGAGCGCTACCATTCGGAGAAGAACCCGGTGGTCCGGGGGGTCGCGGCGCTGTGGCATTCGCTGGCGCCGGAGGACCCCGCGGCGGCGCTCGCGCTGGGCCGGACCGTCCTGGCGCAGGGCGACCTGACGTTGGCGGCGTCCCTCCTGGAGCCGGAGGTGGCGCGGGGCGGCCGTTCACCGGAGCTGGTGACGGAATACCTCAAGCTGGTGACCGCCCGGACGTGGGCGTCGCGCACGGTGTGGACGCCGGTGGACGCGAACGGGGCGCTGGAGGTGGCCCGGGAGGTGGTGGCCCGCCACCCCCAGGACAAGAAGCTGCAGAAGGCGTTCAAGGCCTACTGCGAGTCCCTTCCGCCGGGGGCCTGCGGGAGTCCCCCTCGTGCGCCCACGGCGGCGCCCGGCGAGCCCTGA